A region from the Niabella agricola genome encodes:
- a CDS encoding bifunctional aldolase/short-chain dehydrogenase: MSAEAKTFKHVSYLWDDATAAAMAGDEVALLIYRSNLLGADLRLTNYGGGNTSCKVMAKDPLTNEEKEIMYVKGSGGDLGTLKKSGLAALYVDRLRSLKAIYRGIEHEDEMVGLFNHCIYDLASKAPSIDTPLHGFLPFKHIDHLHPDAAIAIAAAKDGRKITEELFGGSIGWVPWQKPGFDLGLQLKQCLEENPGIRGIMLGSHGLFTWGDTAYESYLNTLEVIETCAEYIEQHLGKKGPVFGGEKLAALPADERLKKAAELAPVLRGFCSSYTKMVGHFTDDERVLQFINSNDLDRLAPLGTSCPDHFLRTKISPLVLNLAPDEDLENVSAVKEKIAPLFEAYRNMYADYYNACKHPNSPAMRDPNPVVIIYPGVGMFTFSKDKQTARVAAEFYTNAINVMRGAEAISEYTSLPRQEAFNIEYWLLEEAKLQRMPKPKPLSGRIALVTGSGGGIGKAIARKFAEEGACVIINDINQERVQETTAEFQKAFGRDAAASVILDVTSNDSIKTAIDEATCAFGGLDIIVNNAGISISKSITDHTIEEWDRLYNILVKGQFMVSKQAVAVMRKQDIGGDIINIVSKNSIVSGPNNAGYGSAKAAQAHLSRLLAAELGADKIRVNSVNPDAVIANSNIWAGGWAEGRAKAYGITVEELPAYYAKRTLMNEMILPEDIANACFIFVSGLLNKSTGNVLNVDGGVAAAFLR, from the coding sequence ATGAGCGCAGAAGCGAAAACATTTAAGCATGTAAGTTATTTATGGGATGATGCCACCGCGGCAGCCATGGCAGGTGATGAGGTTGCCTTGCTGATCTATCGTTCCAACCTGTTGGGCGCAGATCTCCGGCTCACCAATTATGGAGGAGGAAACACTTCCTGTAAGGTGATGGCAAAAGACCCGCTCACCAATGAAGAAAAAGAGATCATGTATGTAAAGGGAAGCGGCGGTGACCTCGGAACTCTTAAAAAGAGTGGGCTGGCGGCGCTGTACGTAGATCGTTTGCGAAGCCTGAAAGCCATTTACCGGGGTATTGAGCATGAAGATGAGATGGTAGGACTTTTTAATCATTGTATCTATGATCTGGCATCCAAGGCTCCGTCTATCGACACTCCCTTGCATGGATTTCTGCCGTTCAAACATATCGATCACCTGCATCCTGATGCGGCCATAGCCATTGCGGCAGCAAAGGACGGCAGGAAAATTACTGAAGAATTATTTGGAGGCTCTATTGGCTGGGTACCTTGGCAAAAGCCTGGCTTTGACCTGGGCTTACAACTCAAACAATGCCTTGAGGAAAACCCGGGAATTCGCGGCATCATGCTGGGCTCCCATGGCTTGTTTACCTGGGGTGACACCGCTTATGAAAGTTATCTGAATACGCTGGAAGTGATTGAAACTTGTGCGGAGTATATTGAGCAGCACCTCGGTAAAAAGGGACCGGTATTTGGCGGAGAAAAGTTGGCTGCCTTGCCGGCAGATGAACGGTTAAAAAAAGCTGCGGAACTGGCGCCGGTATTGCGGGGCTTTTGTTCTTCATATACGAAAATGGTAGGACATTTTACCGACGATGAACGGGTGTTGCAATTCATTAATTCCAACGACCTGGATCGACTGGCCCCGCTGGGCACTTCTTGTCCGGACCATTTCCTGCGTACCAAGATCAGTCCGCTGGTATTGAACCTTGCTCCGGATGAAGATCTGGAAAATGTATCTGCCGTTAAAGAAAAAATAGCTCCGTTGTTTGAAGCATATCGCAATATGTATGCGGACTACTATAATGCCTGCAAGCATCCCAACAGCCCGGCAATGCGCGATCCTAACCCTGTGGTGATTATTTATCCGGGCGTGGGTATGTTTACCTTTTCAAAGGATAAACAAACAGCACGGGTGGCTGCAGAATTCTATACCAATGCCATCAACGTAATGCGCGGGGCTGAAGCCATTTCCGAATATACCTCGCTGCCCCGGCAGGAAGCATTCAATATCGAATATTGGTTGCTGGAAGAGGCTAAACTGCAGCGGATGCCGAAGCCAAAGCCATTAAGCGGCCGTATTGCACTGGTTACCGGAAGTGGTGGTGGTATTGGTAAAGCCATCGCCCGCAAGTTTGCGGAAGAAGGGGCCTGTGTGATTATTAACGACATTAACCAGGAGCGGGTGCAGGAAACAACTGCCGAATTTCAAAAAGCATTCGGCCGCGATGCCGCAGCCTCGGTAATACTGGATGTAACCAGCAATGATTCCATCAAAACGGCGATCGATGAAGCTACCTGCGCATTCGGTGGTTTAGACATTATCGTAAACAATGCCGGTATTAGCATTTCAAAGTCCATCACGGATCATACCATTGAAGAATGGGATCGGTTATATAATATCCTGGTAAAAGGGCAGTTTATGGTTTCCAAACAAGCGGTTGCCGTAATGCGCAAACAGGATATCGGTGGAGATATTATCAATATCGTTTCAAAAAATTCGATTGTATCGGGTCCTAATAATGCTGGCTATGGCTCGGCGAAGGCCGCTCAGGCTCATCTGTCGCGGTTACTGGCCGCGGAACTGGGAGCTGATAAAATTCGTGTCAATTCAGTAAACCCGGATGCCGTTATTGCCAATTCTAATATCTGGGCCGGAGGTTGGGCCGAAGGCCGCGCCAAGGCATATGGTATCACGGTGGAGGAATTGCCGGCATATTATGCAAAACGCACGTTGATGAATGAAATGATCCTTCCTGAGGATATTGCCAACGCCTGCTTTATCTTTGTAAGCGGCCTGCTGAACAAATCCACAGGAAATGTGCTGAATGTAGATGGTGGCGTAGCAGCGGCATTCTTACGATAA
- the rhaT gene encoding L-rhamnose/proton symporter RhaT — MNALLGVIFHFIGGFASGSFYIPYKKVKGWSWESYWLIGGVFSWLIVPPLAAWLTIPNFWEIIQTAGGATLGYAYLFGLLWGIGGLTYGLGVRYLGVSLGSSIILGLCMVFGALIPALYYQLNPVDGKDTIGLLFKTSWGQVVMLGLLVCIAGIIVSGKAGMRKEKELAVMPSAGEAGAENSAASEADHLSGKDEYKFGLGILVAIISGVLSACFNFGIEAGKPMADAANALWKAAHPGAGEFLYQNNVSYVVILWGGLTTNLIWCLMLNARNKTFGDYTNRKTPLLSNIVFCALAGTTWFLQFFFYGMGESKLGNGPSSWILHMAFIILIANVWGLILKEWKGVSKKTFTTVVLGIIIILISVLLVGYGNSLR; from the coding sequence ATATCCCTTATAAAAAAGTAAAGGGATGGTCATGGGAATCGTACTGGCTGATCGGAGGTGTTTTTTCCTGGCTGATTGTGCCGCCGCTGGCTGCCTGGCTCACCATCCCCAATTTTTGGGAAATCATTCAAACGGCAGGGGGCGCTACCCTCGGGTATGCGTATCTTTTCGGGTTGCTTTGGGGGATCGGCGGACTAACCTATGGATTGGGCGTTCGGTATCTGGGCGTATCCCTGGGAAGCAGCATCATCCTGGGCTTGTGCATGGTGTTTGGCGCGTTGATTCCTGCATTGTATTACCAGTTGAACCCTGTAGATGGAAAAGATACGATCGGTTTGCTGTTTAAAACCAGTTGGGGACAGGTAGTGATGCTGGGATTATTGGTGTGTATCGCAGGGATCATCGTTTCGGGGAAAGCCGGTATGCGTAAAGAAAAGGAACTGGCTGTCATGCCATCCGCGGGGGAAGCTGGTGCTGAAAATTCCGCAGCAAGCGAGGCCGATCATCTTTCAGGGAAGGATGAATATAAATTTGGCCTGGGAATATTGGTGGCGATCATTTCAGGGGTGCTCAGTGCCTGTTTTAATTTCGGCATAGAGGCCGGGAAACCCATGGCGGATGCGGCCAACGCATTGTGGAAAGCGGCTCACCCCGGAGCGGGAGAATTTCTTTACCAAAACAATGTATCTTATGTAGTGATCCTTTGGGGCGGGCTGACCACGAACCTGATCTGGTGCCTGATGCTGAATGCACGCAACAAAACTTTTGGAGATTATACCAACCGGAAAACCCCGCTGCTCTCCAATATTGTTTTTTGTGCGCTGGCTGGTACCACCTGGTTCCTCCAGTTCTTCTTCTACGGGATGGGGGAAAGCAAACTGGGTAATGGCCCCAGTTCCTGGATCCTGCACATGGCATTTATTATCCTGATCGCCAATGTATGGGGATTGATCCTGAAAGAATGGAAAGGCGTCAGCAAAAAGACCTTTACCACGGTAGTGCTGGGGATCATTATCATTTTGATATCGGTATTACTGGTAGGATATGGGAATTCGTTAAGATAA